Proteins co-encoded in one Rubidibacter lacunae KORDI 51-2 genomic window:
- a CDS encoding MFS transporter: MSVSLLNDPDQLSATGIAGRAPSHDPTDDDSKATGLQIAIAALAFALVGVGDGTVGILLPELSASYGVVRTTVGMLLLSNAIGYLLTAAAGGWLASRLGRPRYLLLGTASFLSASTMMALQPPLWGLLTLPLLVGSGTAVLETGLTAFAARRSSNPALLNYLHALFGIGAFVGPLAASALLHAGFNWSSIYWMQAGGALLLLVSFGATYRHWRLELAAVSLAVGNPVAAALRLRLVWCMSLFFLFYVGAEISLGHWSFSYLSEERHIRAALAGGLTSGYWLGLALGRLSLAQLAALVDARRLIHGCLLGVVLGVVLYWSGLSRLTTGLGLVLTGFSLGPILPTAISLMAERLPARLVLSAVSLCASFGSLGKAIFPWLAGNVTALWGLTAFLPYVSGLVLLTVGCWLAIAILSRARLPEWCDAEVSSSSGA; encoded by the coding sequence ATGTCCGTTTCCCTACTGAATGACCCCGACCAGTTGAGCGCAACCGGTATTGCTGGACGCGCTCCGAGTCACGATCCGACGGATGATGACAGTAAGGCAACCGGCTTGCAAATCGCGATCGCTGCTTTGGCGTTTGCGTTGGTCGGGGTTGGCGACGGCACGGTTGGTATCTTGCTACCCGAGCTCAGTGCCTCCTATGGTGTCGTTCGCACCACCGTGGGCATGCTGTTGTTGAGCAACGCGATCGGTTATCTCTTGACGGCAGCTGCTGGTGGCTGGCTGGCCAGCCGCCTCGGCCGGCCGCGCTACTTGCTATTGGGGACAGCCAGCTTCTTGAGTGCCAGCACGATGATGGCGTTACAACCACCCCTGTGGGGACTCCTGACGCTGCCGCTTTTGGTCGGAAGCGGTACGGCAGTTTTAGAGACGGGACTGACTGCCTTTGCCGCACGACGGTCGAGCAATCCGGCATTGCTGAATTATTTGCACGCGTTGTTTGGCATCGGTGCGTTCGTAGGTCCGCTGGCGGCGTCGGCACTGCTGCATGCGGGATTTAACTGGAGCAGCATTTATTGGATGCAAGCGGGCGGGGCATTACTGCTACTCGTCAGTTTCGGCGCGACTTACCGGCACTGGCGTTTAGAACTTGCAGCGGTTTCGCTTGCGGTAGGCAATCCGGTGGCAGCGGCGCTGCGCCTGCGTCTCGTATGGTGCATGTCCTTGTTTTTCCTGTTCTACGTTGGAGCAGAAATTTCTCTAGGTCATTGGAGTTTCAGTTACCTCAGTGAGGAGCGCCACATCCGCGCGGCGCTTGCAGGTGGATTGACCAGCGGATATTGGCTAGGGCTGGCGCTCGGACGCTTGAGCCTAGCCCAATTAGCAGCATTAGTCGATGCCCGCCGTCTGATTCACGGCTGTTTGCTTGGTGTGGTGCTGGGCGTGGTGCTGTATTGGTCGGGGCTATCGCGGCTGACGACCGGACTCGGGTTGGTGCTGACGGGTTTCAGCTTGGGTCCGATCTTGCCTACAGCTATATCTCTGATGGCCGAGCGACTTCCCGCGCGTTTGGTCCTAAGCGCAGTAAGCTTGTGCGCGAGCTTCGGCAGCTTGGGGAAGGCAATTTTCCCGTGGCTGGCAGGGAACGTGACGGCACTTTGGGGACTGACAGCATTTCTACCTTACGTGTCGGGTTTGGTCTTGCTGACCGTAGGATGCTGGTTGGCGATCGCCATCTTGTCGCGCGCGCGCTTGCCGGAGTGGTGTGATGCCGAAGTATCTTCATCGAGTGGAGCTTGA
- the pstB gene encoding phosphate ABC transporter ATP-binding protein PstB, whose amino-acid sequence MTAILSAKSVNVYYGSTLAVRDVSLDIPKNQIVAFIGPSGCGKSTILRCFNRLNDLIPSARVEGLVTFQGSDLYAKVMDPVEVRRRIGMVFQKPNPFPKSIYDNIAFGARVNGYRGNMDELVEQSIQQAALWDEVKDKLKESGLSLSGGQQQRLCIARAIAIQPEIILMDEPCSALDPISTLRIEELLRELKERFTIVIVTHNMQQASRISDRTAFFNAEPTPKGGKVGYLVEYDTTDSIFQSPREQSTKEYVSGRFG is encoded by the coding sequence ATGACTGCAATTCTCTCAGCTAAGTCCGTTAACGTTTACTATGGTTCGACGCTGGCCGTAAGAGACGTATCGCTCGATATCCCGAAAAACCAGATCGTGGCTTTCATCGGTCCCTCAGGGTGTGGAAAGAGCACGATCTTACGGTGTTTCAATCGCCTCAACGACCTCATTCCAAGCGCGCGCGTGGAAGGATTGGTGACTTTCCAAGGCAGCGACCTATATGCCAAGGTCATGGACCCGGTGGAAGTTCGCCGCCGCATCGGCATGGTTTTTCAAAAACCGAATCCGTTTCCAAAGTCGATTTACGATAACATCGCTTTCGGCGCGCGGGTCAACGGCTACCGTGGCAACATGGACGAGCTTGTCGAACAGTCGATCCAGCAGGCGGCATTGTGGGACGAGGTGAAGGACAAACTCAAGGAGAGCGGGCTGTCGCTTTCTGGCGGTCAGCAGCAGCGGCTGTGTATCGCGCGCGCGATCGCCATCCAACCAGAAATCATCCTAATGGACGAGCCCTGCTCGGCACTGGACCCAATTTCGACGTTACGGATCGAGGAGCTGCTGCGCGAATTAAAGGAGCGCTTCACGATCGTGATCGTGACGCATAACATGCAGCAAGCATCTCGCATTTCCGATCGCACGGCGTTTTTCAACGCAGAACCAACACCAAAAGGCGGTAAAGTCGGATATTTGGTGGAGTACGACACGACTGATAGTATCTTTCAAAGCCCTCGCGAACAATCGACGAAAGAGTATGTTAGCGGGCGCTTTGGCTAG
- the pstA gene encoding phosphate ABC transporter permease PstA, whose amino-acid sequence MTTAEPTSDSSPASPFAVNLPKRYLIGRLFMYTSAIATFVGLVVLVVLLADVVSDGARYLSWDFLTNFPSRKPEQAGFLSAWVGSIWLLVLTASISFVVGVGSGIFLEEFAADTAIAKAIEINIGNLAAVPSIIYGLLGLQAFVRTMQAITNGRSVLAGALTMSLLILPIIIVSTREALRAVPGSLRQGGLALGATRWQVVREQILPLAMPGILTGTILALSRAIGDTASLITVGALTYIAFLPPLNPIWEGVRSPFTVMPIQIYNWVSRPQQDFHDLAATGIIILMVVLLSMNATAILVRNKLQKKLD is encoded by the coding sequence ATGACTACTGCAGAACCAACTTCAGATAGTTCGCCAGCGTCGCCATTTGCGGTCAATCTGCCCAAGCGCTATCTGATTGGCAGACTCTTTATGTACACAAGCGCGATCGCCACATTCGTCGGTTTGGTCGTGCTAGTTGTTCTGCTCGCTGATGTTGTTTCTGACGGCGCACGATATCTCAGCTGGGATTTCCTGACGAACTTCCCGTCGCGTAAGCCCGAGCAAGCCGGGTTCTTATCAGCGTGGGTTGGGAGCATTTGGCTGCTAGTCCTGACGGCATCGATCTCGTTTGTCGTGGGGGTAGGTTCGGGCATCTTTCTCGAAGAGTTTGCTGCCGATACGGCTATTGCCAAGGCGATCGAGATCAATATTGGCAATCTGGCAGCCGTTCCCTCGATTATTTACGGACTGTTGGGCTTACAAGCCTTCGTGCGCACCATGCAAGCGATCACAAACGGCCGCTCCGTACTGGCCGGAGCGTTGACGATGTCGCTATTGATCTTGCCGATCATCATCGTGTCGACGCGCGAGGCATTGCGTGCCGTTCCGGGCAGTTTGCGGCAGGGCGGACTGGCGCTTGGTGCAACGCGCTGGCAGGTCGTTCGCGAACAAATCTTACCGTTAGCGATGCCGGGCATCCTGACCGGGACAATTCTGGCCCTTTCGCGGGCGATCGGCGATACTGCATCGCTCATCACGGTTGGCGCGCTAACTTACATTGCGTTCTTGCCGCCGCTGAATCCAATTTGGGAGGGCGTGCGGTCGCCGTTTACGGTCATGCCCATTCAGATCTATAACTGGGTGTCGAGGCCGCAGCAGGATTTTCACGACTTGGCAGCCACTGGCATTATCATCTTGATGGTCGTGTTGTTGTCGATGAATGCAACGGCAATCCTGGTTCGGAATAAGCTGCAGAAGAAGCTGGATTAA
- the pstC gene encoding phosphate ABC transporter permease subunit PstC, with amino-acid sequence MTANQPPTEPDASLWHPNRTLSKWSERFVIGLFGLFALISVATTIGILLTLLIETFQFFIDLAKLQVELGRPEPAFWHFLTATEWTPLFVNPQFGIFVLISATFMVATIAISVALPIGLLSAIYLSEYAPIELRAWVKPALEVLAGVPTVVFGYFALLFVTPLLQSVLNPLLSPFDLRLESFNALSAGIVMGIMIVPLVASLSEDAIYAVPQSLRQGAYALGSTKREVVFGVVIPAALSGIVASFILAVSRAIGETMIVTVAAGANPNLTLSPLVPVQTMTAFIVQVSLGDAPYGSLAHKTLYTVGTTLFLLTLTLNTFSFWFVRKFREKYE; translated from the coding sequence ATGACCGCAAACCAGCCACCAACTGAACCGGATGCCAGTTTGTGGCACCCCAACCGCACCCTCAGCAAATGGAGCGAACGTTTTGTTATCGGATTGTTCGGACTGTTTGCGTTGATTTCGGTTGCAACCACAATTGGGATTCTGCTGACACTTCTGATCGAGACATTCCAGTTTTTTATCGATCTAGCAAAACTACAAGTTGAGTTGGGGCGCCCCGAGCCAGCATTCTGGCATTTTCTGACGGCTACGGAGTGGACGCCACTGTTCGTCAACCCACAGTTCGGAATCTTCGTGTTGATCAGCGCTACATTTATGGTCGCCACGATCGCGATCTCTGTAGCACTGCCGATCGGACTGCTTTCAGCAATATATCTGAGCGAGTACGCCCCGATCGAGTTGCGAGCTTGGGTCAAACCTGCCTTGGAAGTGCTGGCAGGCGTGCCAACCGTCGTATTCGGTTACTTCGCACTGCTGTTTGTCACACCGCTGTTGCAGTCAGTCCTCAATCCGTTGCTGTCGCCATTTGACTTGAGGTTGGAGAGCTTCAACGCGCTCAGTGCTGGCATCGTTATGGGCATTATGATTGTCCCGCTGGTGGCCTCTCTCAGCGAAGATGCAATTTACGCGGTACCGCAAAGCCTACGTCAAGGAGCCTATGCGTTGGGGAGCACTAAGCGAGAAGTCGTTTTTGGCGTCGTGATTCCCGCGGCACTGTCGGGGATTGTTGCTTCGTTCATCCTTGCCGTCTCGCGGGCAATTGGCGAGACGATGATCGTGACCGTGGCAGCAGGTGCCAACCCGAATCTAACGCTCAGCCCCTTAGTCCCCGTTCAGACAATGACTGCGTTCATCGTGCAGGTAAGTTTGGGCGACGCACCTTACGGTTCGCTAGCTCATAAAACGCTGTATACGGTTGGTACAACTCTATTCCTGCTCACATTGACATTAAACACGTTCAGTTTTTGGTTCGTGCGTAAGTTCCGGGAGAAATACGAATGA
- a CDS encoding PstS family phosphate ABC transporter substrate-binding protein, which produces MMVAKQDARVLVRLLLTAVVVTSLTACNSGESTDSSAAPPGEASAAGASDGVKEQLSGTIPIDGSSTVFPITEAMAEEFQGGHPDVRVTVGISGTGGGFKKFCNGETDISNASRPIKESERIACDEAGIEYIELPVAYDAISVVVSPSNHWVGCLTVEELATAWHPDAQGKLSNWNQVRSEFPDQGLNLYGPGTDSGTFDYFTDAIVGDEGASRGDYTASEDDNVIVQGVANDVGGLGYFGLAYYEENQGRVKALGIDDGDAANGNGCIEPSTATVENGTYQPLARPIFIYVKKSAVEEKPEVQAFVEFYLNAQNRGLVAEVGYVAIGDSLYEKTRARLNERKIGTAFPEGSTVGVKLTDVL; this is translated from the coding sequence ATGATGGTTGCCAAGCAAGACGCCCGCGTCCTCGTGCGTCTGCTATTGACTGCGGTAGTTGTTACTAGCTTGACTGCCTGCAATAGTGGCGAATCAACCGATTCGTCCGCAGCCCCTCCGGGAGAAGCGTCGGCCGCAGGTGCCAGTGATGGAGTTAAGGAACAACTGAGCGGTACGATCCCGATCGATGGATCCAGCACGGTTTTTCCAATCACCGAGGCTATGGCTGAGGAATTCCAGGGAGGTCACCCCGACGTGCGCGTGACTGTCGGCATTTCGGGAACGGGTGGTGGCTTCAAAAAGTTTTGCAATGGCGAAACCGATATTTCGAATGCATCGCGGCCGATTAAGGAGTCTGAAAGAATCGCTTGCGATGAAGCTGGTATCGAATACATAGAGCTACCTGTGGCTTACGATGCCATTTCAGTTGTGGTTAGCCCTAGCAACCACTGGGTAGGTTGCTTGACGGTCGAGGAATTGGCAACGGCATGGCACCCGGATGCTCAGGGCAAGCTCAGCAATTGGAATCAGGTCCGCTCGGAGTTCCCAGACCAAGGACTCAATCTCTACGGTCCTGGAACGGACTCGGGAACGTTCGATTATTTCACCGATGCGATCGTAGGCGATGAGGGTGCCAGTCGCGGAGATTACACCGCTAGTGAGGACGACAACGTCATCGTCCAAGGTGTTGCCAATGATGTTGGCGGGCTCGGTTACTTTGGTTTGGCTTACTACGAGGAGAACCAGGGTCGGGTAAAAGCACTGGGGATCGATGATGGTGACGCTGCTAACGGCAACGGCTGTATAGAACCGAGTACGGCTACGGTAGAAAACGGTACCTACCAACCCCTAGCGCGTCCGATTTTTATCTATGTGAAGAAGTCTGCCGTGGAGGAAAAGCCTGAAGTACAGGCATTTGTCGAGTTCTACTTGAATGCTCAGAACCGCGGACTTGTAGCTGAGGTTGGTTATGTGGCAATAGGCGATTCTCTTTACGAGAAAACACGAGCACGCTTGAACGAACGCAAAATTGGAACGGCGTTTCCGGAAGGTTCGACGGTTGGTGTGAAGCTAACTGACGTACTGTAA
- the rplS gene encoding 50S ribosomal protein L19 has product MKAQEIIRSFEQEQMKDDLPTIHIGDTVRVGVRIREGSKERVQPFEGTVIAKRHGGINATMTVRKVFQGVGVERVFLLHSPRIEKIKIVRRGKVRRAKLYYLRNRVGKATRVKQRFDR; this is encoded by the coding sequence ATGAAAGCGCAAGAAATTATCCGCTCCTTCGAGCAGGAGCAGATGAAGGATGACTTGCCGACAATCCACATCGGCGACACCGTGCGCGTTGGCGTACGCATCCGTGAAGGCAGCAAAGAGCGCGTCCAACCCTTTGAGGGGACGGTAATCGCCAAGCGTCATGGCGGCATAAATGCCACGATGACAGTCCGGAAGGTGTTTCAAGGTGTTGGGGTCGAGCGTGTCTTTCTGCTCCACTCTCCCCGCATCGAGAAGATTAAGATCGTGCGCCGAGGCAAGGTTCGGCGGGCAAAACTTTATTATCTTCGGAATCGCGTCGGCAAAGCAACACGCGTAAAACAGCGTTTCGACCGCTAG
- the thiC gene encoding phosphomethylpyrimidine synthase has product MRSEWIARRRGHANVTQMHYARQGVVTEEMEYVAKRENLPTDLIRSEVARGRMIIPANINHPNLEPMAIGIASKCKVNANIGASPNSSDLDAEVAKLNLAVKYGADTVMDLSTGGGDLDKIRTAIIQASPVPIGTVPVYQALERVHGSVENLSADDFLHVIATHAQQGVDYMTIHAGILIEHLPLVRDRITGIVSRGGGILARWMLHHHKQNPLYTHFNDIIEIFKKCDVSFSLGDSLRPGCQHDASDDAQLAELKTLGQLTRKAWEHEVQVMVEGPGHVPMDQIEFNVKKQMEECSEAPFYVLGPLVTDIAPGYDHITSAIGAALAGWHGTAMLCYVTPKEHLGLPDAEDVRNGLIAYKIAAHAADIARHRPGARDRDDELSAARYNFDWNRQFELALDPERAREYHDETLPADIYKTAEFCSMCGPKFCPMQTKVDADALTELEKFLAKDSRQAVAQL; this is encoded by the coding sequence ATGCGCAGCGAATGGATTGCACGGCGTCGCGGGCACGCGAACGTGACGCAAATGCACTACGCCCGTCAAGGCGTCGTCACCGAGGAAATGGAGTACGTTGCTAAGCGCGAGAATCTTCCGACGGACCTGATCCGCTCGGAAGTGGCGCGCGGACGCATGATTATCCCCGCAAACATTAATCACCCCAATCTGGAACCGATGGCGATCGGCATCGCTTCCAAGTGCAAGGTCAATGCCAATATCGGCGCGTCTCCTAACTCCTCCGACCTGGACGCTGAAGTTGCCAAATTGAACCTTGCGGTCAAGTACGGCGCAGATACGGTAATGGACCTTTCCACCGGCGGCGGCGACCTCGACAAAATTCGCACCGCAATCATCCAAGCTTCGCCCGTTCCGATCGGGACCGTGCCGGTGTATCAAGCACTAGAGCGCGTCCACGGTAGTGTCGAGAACCTGTCCGCTGATGATTTCCTGCACGTCATCGCGACTCACGCCCAGCAAGGCGTCGACTACATGACGATCCACGCGGGAATTCTCATCGAGCACCTGCCACTCGTGCGCGATCGCATCACGGGCATTGTCTCGCGCGGCGGTGGCATTCTGGCACGCTGGATGTTGCACCACCACAAGCAGAACCCGCTTTACACCCACTTCAACGACATCATCGAGATCTTCAAGAAGTGCGACGTGTCCTTCAGCTTGGGCGACTCTCTGCGGCCCGGCTGCCAGCACGATGCCTCCGACGACGCGCAGCTCGCGGAGCTGAAAACCCTCGGACAGCTAACCAGAAAAGCCTGGGAGCACGAAGTACAGGTGATGGTGGAAGGTCCGGGTCACGTGCCCATGGACCAGATCGAATTCAACGTTAAAAAACAGATGGAAGAGTGCTCGGAAGCGCCCTTCTACGTGCTCGGACCGCTGGTTACCGATATCGCGCCCGGTTACGATCACATTACCTCAGCGATCGGGGCAGCGCTGGCCGGCTGGCACGGTACGGCGATGCTCTGTTATGTGACGCCGAAGGAGCACCTCGGTTTGCCAGACGCTGAAGATGTGCGGAACGGCTTGATTGCTTACAAGATCGCCGCCCATGCTGCGGATATCGCGCGCCACCGCCCTGGCGCGCGCGATCGCGACGACGAACTGTCGGCCGCTCGGTACAACTTTGATTGGAACCGGCAATTCGAATTGGCTCTTGACCCCGAGCGCGCCCGCGAGTATCACGACGAAACGCTGCCAGCAGATATTTACAAGACTGCTGAGTTTTGCTCGATGTGCGGACCCAAGTTTTGTCCGATGCAAACTAAGGTTGATGCCGATGCTCTAACCGAACTGGAGAAGTTTTTGGCCAAGGACTCCCGCCAGGCAGTCGCTCAACTGTAA
- the hpnH gene encoding adenosyl-hopene transferase HpnH yields the protein MSVQLQQAIAVGKYIVEQRLRGRKHFPLVLMLEPLFRCNLACSGCGKIQHPTEILKQNLSPEDCFKAVEECGAPVVSIPGGEPLLHPQIDAIVAGLVARKKFVYLCTNGILLAKSLHKFQPSPHLTFSVHLDGLREHHDKCVDRVGVFDKAIAAIREAKAQGFRVTTNTTIFDGADPQEMQEFFDFVSELGVDGMMVSPGYSYEWAPDQEHFLKSEQTRALFRQILAPFYAGQKQWEFNHNPLFLDFLIGEKDYECTPWGSPSYSVLGWQKPCYLLNEGHYKTFRELIDNTDWSQYGRKSGNPKCADCMVHCGFEPTAATDALQPQNMGRAIGALFGG from the coding sequence ATGTCCGTTCAATTACAGCAAGCGATCGCCGTTGGCAAGTACATCGTCGAGCAGCGCCTGCGCGGGCGCAAGCACTTCCCGCTGGTGCTGATGCTGGAGCCATTATTCCGGTGCAATCTTGCCTGCTCCGGTTGCGGGAAGATCCAACATCCAACCGAAATCCTCAAACAGAATCTCAGCCCCGAGGATTGTTTCAAGGCCGTTGAGGAATGCGGTGCGCCGGTCGTATCGATTCCGGGCGGTGAGCCGCTGCTGCACCCGCAGATCGACGCCATCGTTGCCGGGTTGGTCGCGCGCAAGAAATTTGTCTATCTCTGCACGAATGGCATCTTGTTGGCTAAAAGCCTACATAAGTTCCAGCCCTCTCCGCACTTGACCTTTAGCGTGCACTTAGATGGACTGCGCGAGCATCACGATAAGTGCGTGGATCGCGTCGGGGTGTTTGACAAGGCCATTGCCGCGATCCGCGAAGCGAAAGCGCAGGGGTTCCGCGTCACCACGAACACGACAATTTTCGATGGCGCCGACCCTCAGGAGATGCAGGAGTTCTTCGACTTCGTGTCGGAGTTGGGCGTGGACGGCATGATGGTGTCGCCCGGATACAGTTATGAGTGGGCACCGGACCAAGAGCACTTCCTCAAGAGCGAGCAGACCCGAGCCCTTTTCCGCCAGATCCTAGCGCCGTTTTATGCGGGTCAGAAACAGTGGGAATTCAACCACAACCCCCTATTTCTAGACTTCCTCATCGGCGAGAAGGATTACGAATGTACGCCGTGGGGCAGCCCGAGCTACAGCGTTCTCGGCTGGCAGAAACCCTGCTACCTTCTCAACGAGGGGCACTACAAGACGTTTCGGGAACTGATCGACAATACCGACTGGAGTCAATACGGTCGCAAGAGTGGTAATCCAAAGTGTGCCGACTGCATGGTGCATTGCGGTTTCGAGCCGACGGCGGCGACAGACGCACTCCAGCCTCAGAATATGGGTCGGGCCATCGGCGCGCTGTTCGGCGGTTAA
- a CDS encoding DUF3536 domain-containing protein yields MAVTSSAIAPDPLLIATGVYVTVHGHFYQPPRENPYIDAIERQPSAHPFHDWNERILHECYRPNAFARILDESEQIIDIVNNFEFLSFNIGPTLMSWLERHDLETYQRILDADRKSCERLNGHGNAIAQVYNHIILPLANEGDKRTQIRWGVADFRGRFGRDPEGMWLAETAIDYPTLSLMAAEGIRFVILAPSQAERCRLRPTEHDPDPTWHGVGGSQIDPTRPYRCYVGPPDATGDRPYVDIFFYDGPISRDMGFGDVLNSSHHLGGRLGQAVRGDRRQSQLINIATDGETFGHHKGGAEKCVAYAFIHEFPQRGWTTTNYAHYLSLCPPTWEVELKPVTAWSCSHGVDRWQDDCGCGGGGEWNQKWRRPLRDALNWLRDRLGTIFTEAGSQLLRDPWAARDAYVEVVRDRSAANAAEFLEQHQHHPLSADEQVDAWRLLEMQRHSMLMFTSCGWFFDEISRPEGTQILRYAARAIELGGDACGIQLETEFRARLRHAPSNVDCFVDGEDVYRQLVEPARVTIEQVAAHCAIGSLFAALPLTRRAYCYDVQQLDYQRQHLGTLTLAVGQLELTSQITRESEHLIFAVLHLGGWDFHCCIQPFTGRREYAQLRSHLFDSLRHASAARTISTMTEHFGTQSLGLETLFTEERHRLMQQLAAATQRRLDQLYTQVYRDNYSILAAFHRDELPVSRELQVAAEIAIAHRATLAARALEQSIAEPTHRANHLTELDAIATEAHHLRCTLDVPEARDILERLILRTLWELLHGEQPNHAELTALVERMLALGRALDAGIDLAQAQELFYAWWRDCRNTSRETDPHDRELHNLLKLGQQMAISIG; encoded by the coding sequence ATGGCGGTGACTTCGAGCGCAATCGCGCCGGACCCGTTGCTGATCGCAACGGGCGTCTACGTGACGGTCCACGGTCACTTTTACCAACCGCCGCGCGAGAATCCCTACATCGACGCGATCGAGCGCCAGCCAAGCGCCCACCCGTTTCACGACTGGAACGAGCGCATCCTCCACGAGTGCTATCGCCCCAATGCCTTTGCGCGCATTCTCGACGAATCCGAGCAAATTATCGATATCGTTAACAACTTCGAGTTCCTCAGCTTCAACATCGGACCGACGCTGATGTCGTGGTTGGAACGCCACGATCTCGAGACTTATCAGCGCATCCTCGATGCCGATCGCAAAAGCTGCGAGCGCCTGAACGGTCACGGCAACGCGATCGCTCAGGTGTACAACCACATCATCTTGCCGCTGGCTAACGAGGGCGACAAGCGCACTCAAATCCGCTGGGGTGTTGCCGACTTCCGCGGTCGCTTCGGTCGCGATCCCGAAGGCATGTGGTTGGCGGAGACGGCAATCGACTATCCGACGCTCTCCCTAATGGCAGCCGAAGGCATTCGCTTTGTCATCCTTGCACCCTCCCAAGCCGAGCGCTGTCGCTTGCGGCCGACGGAGCACGATCCCGACCCCACTTGGCACGGCGTCGGCGGCTCGCAAATCGATCCGACGCGTCCCTATCGTTGCTACGTCGGCCCGCCCGATGCCACGGGCGATCGTCCGTACGTCGATATTTTCTTCTACGACGGTCCGATCTCTCGCGATATGGGCTTCGGCGACGTGCTGAATAGCTCGCACCACCTCGGCGGCCGGCTCGGGCAGGCCGTGCGCGGCGACCGCCGTCAGTCGCAATTGATCAACATCGCCACGGATGGAGAAACGTTCGGACATCATAAGGGCGGCGCGGAAAAGTGCGTCGCTTACGCGTTCATCCACGAATTCCCCCAACGCGGTTGGACGACGACGAACTACGCCCATTACCTGAGCCTGTGCCCGCCAACCTGGGAAGTGGAACTCAAACCGGTTACGGCATGGAGTTGCAGCCACGGAGTCGATCGCTGGCAAGACGATTGCGGATGCGGCGGCGGCGGTGAATGGAACCAAAAGTGGCGGCGTCCTCTGCGCGACGCGCTCAATTGGTTGCGCGATCGCCTCGGTACGATCTTCACCGAAGCCGGCAGCCAGTTGCTGCGCGACCCCTGGGCGGCCCGCGATGCCTATGTGGAGGTGGTGCGCGATCGCTCGGCAGCTAACGCGGCAGAGTTTCTAGAGCAACACCAACACCATCCGCTGAGCGCCGACGAGCAGGTAGACGCATGGCGCTTGCTAGAGATGCAGCGGCACTCGATGTTGATGTTTACCAGCTGCGGTTGGTTCTTTGACGAGATTTCACGTCCGGAAGGCACGCAGATCTTGCGCTACGCCGCGCGGGCGATCGAGTTAGGGGGCGATGCTTGCGGCATTCAGCTCGAAACCGAGTTCCGCGCCCGTCTGCGCCACGCACCGAGTAATGTCGACTGCTTCGTTGATGGCGAGGACGTCTACCGGCAGTTGGTCGAACCCGCCCGCGTGACGATCGAACAGGTTGCCGCTCACTGCGCGATCGGCTCGCTGTTTGCCGCGCTCCCGCTTACCCGCCGCGCCTACTGCTACGACGTCCAGCAACTCGATTACCAACGCCAGCACCTCGGCACCCTAACCTTGGCAGTCGGACAGTTAGAGCTAACTTCGCAAATCACCCGCGAAAGCGAGCACCTCATTTTTGCCGTACTGCACTTAGGTGGATGGGACTTTCACTGCTGCATCCAGCCCTTCACCGGCCGCCGCGAATACGCGCAGCTGCGTTCGCACTTGTTCGATAGCTTGCGTCACGCTAGCGCCGCGCGGACGATTTCAACCATGACCGAACATTTCGGCACCCAGTCGCTGGGGTTGGAAACTCTCTTCACCGAGGAGCGCCACCGACTGATGCAACAACTTGCAGCAGCGACCCAGCGCCGCCTCGACCAACTCTACACCCAGGTCTACCGCGACAACTACAGCATCTTGGCCGCGTTCCACCGCGACGAGCTGCCGGTCTCGCGCGAGCTGCAGGTGGCGGCCGAAATCGCGATCGCCCACCGAGCGACGCTGGCTGCCCGCGCGCTCGAGCAGTCGATCGCCGAGCCGACCCACCGCGCCAATCACCTAACCGAGCTCGACGCGATCGCGACCGAAGCCCACCACCTGCGCTGCACCCTTGACGTGCCCGAGGCACGAGACATCCTGGAGCGGTTGATCCTGCGAACGCTTTGGGAGTTATTGCACGGCGAGCAACCAAACCACGCCGAGCTGACCGCCCTAGTCGAGCGGATGCTCGCGCTCGGTCGCGCGCTCGACGCCGGCATCGATCTCGCTCAGGCACAAGAGCTCTTCTATGCCTGGTGGCGCGATTGTCGCAATACCAGCCGAGAGACCGATCCGCACGATCGCGAACTGCATAACCTACTGAAACTGGGGCAGCAGATGGCGATCTCGATCGGTTAA